A genomic segment from Streptomyces sp. NBC_01233 encodes:
- a CDS encoding cytidine deaminase encodes MTPAHAVDWEALRTAARDAMSRAYAPYSGFSVGVAALVDDGRTVVGCNVENASYGLSLCAECGLVSSLQATGGGRLTHFTCVDGRGEILVPCGRCRQLLFEFGGPDLLVETPKGILPLAEMLPQAFGPDHLR; translated from the coding sequence GTGACCCCGGCGCACGCCGTGGACTGGGAAGCCCTGCGGACGGCCGCCCGGGACGCGATGTCCCGGGCGTACGCCCCGTACTCGGGCTTCTCCGTCGGGGTCGCCGCCCTCGTGGACGACGGCCGTACCGTCGTAGGCTGCAACGTGGAGAACGCGAGCTACGGACTCAGTCTGTGCGCCGAGTGCGGCCTGGTCTCCTCCCTCCAGGCCACCGGCGGTGGCCGCCTCACGCACTTCACGTGCGTCGACGGCCGGGGCGAGATCCTCGTGCCGTGCGGCCGCTGCCGCCAGCTGCTCTTCGAATTCGGCGGACCGGACCTGCTGGTGGAGACCCCGAAGGGGATCCTCCCGCTGGCGGAGATGCTGCCCCAGGCCTTCGGGCCCGACCACTTGAGATAG
- a CDS encoding MFS transporter: MRRGGEIRKARRGEAGLLAQLRRPPGGRDARIMLLAQLLDRAGTGVWAASSVLYFTFIVGLDAGRIGLLLGAAGVAGIAGSPLAGHLADRFPVRALLIGCHLVRLGTLCALLVVNDFAVLLPVFAVTHLGDRAAKTLEMLFATRVAGERRATYQALSRSSANAGYALGAGLAAIGLAVGTRGAYQVLILANALSFLVAAALVWRTREPCGRGLVAAPPGGGAPGTAGGAAPDPAAGSGESAWRDRGYLRFVLLDIPMNLDDSILGVGLPLWLVSHTTAPHALIPAFLVVNTVLVVVLQLRVSAKFQGARAATRAVALYGVTTLVCCVLLAAAAGGGILLASAALLAAAVLATAAELMRSVSSWELAVSLAPPEARASYLGVAGMAQSVQKSAGPLLLTGAVMTAGPAGWLVLGAAVAGLSLVQRRASLRRLDDLRAAAGERAAAEPASAR; encoded by the coding sequence ATGCGGCGCGGCGGGGAGATCCGGAAGGCACGGCGGGGGGAAGCCGGGCTGCTGGCGCAGTTGCGCCGGCCGCCGGGCGGCCGGGACGCACGGATCATGCTGCTCGCCCAGCTGCTGGACCGCGCGGGTACGGGTGTGTGGGCCGCGTCCTCCGTCCTGTACTTCACCTTCATCGTCGGCCTCGACGCCGGGCGGATCGGCCTGCTGCTCGGCGCGGCCGGAGTGGCGGGCATCGCCGGATCGCCGCTGGCCGGCCACCTCGCCGACCGCTTCCCGGTCCGCGCCCTGCTGATCGGCTGCCACCTGGTCCGCCTCGGGACTCTGTGTGCGCTGCTGGTCGTCAACGACTTCGCGGTGCTGCTGCCCGTCTTCGCCGTCACCCACCTGGGAGACCGCGCGGCCAAGACGCTGGAGATGCTCTTCGCCACCCGGGTCGCGGGCGAGCGGCGCGCCACCTACCAGGCGCTGTCGCGCAGTTCGGCCAACGCCGGCTACGCGCTCGGCGCCGGCCTCGCCGCCATCGGCCTCGCCGTCGGCACCCGGGGCGCCTACCAGGTGCTGATCCTGGCCAACGCACTGTCGTTCCTCGTGGCCGCGGCCCTCGTGTGGCGCACCCGCGAGCCGTGCGGCCGCGGGCTCGTGGCCGCACCCCCCGGCGGCGGCGCGCCGGGCACGGCCGGGGGCGCCGCCCCGGACCCCGCGGCCGGTTCCGGGGAGAGCGCCTGGCGGGACCGCGGCTACCTCCGGTTCGTCCTCCTGGACATCCCGATGAACCTGGACGACTCGATCCTGGGCGTCGGCCTGCCGCTGTGGCTGGTCAGCCACACCACGGCGCCGCACGCCCTGATCCCCGCCTTCCTGGTCGTCAACACCGTGCTCGTGGTCGTCCTGCAGCTGCGCGTCTCGGCGAAGTTCCAGGGCGCCCGGGCCGCGACGCGCGCGGTCGCCCTCTACGGGGTGACGACGCTCGTGTGCTGCGTCCTGCTGGCCGCCGCGGCCGGCGGCGGGATCCTGCTCGCCTCGGCGGCCCTGCTCGCCGCGGCAGTGCTGGCCACCGCGGCGGAGCTGATGCGCTCGGTGAGCTCCTGGGAACTGGCGGTCTCCCTGGCGCCCCCGGAGGCGCGGGCCTCGTACCTCGGGGTCGCGGGCATGGCCCAGTCCGTCCAGAAGTCCGCCGGCCCGCTGCTGCTCACCGGCGCGGTCATGACGGCGGGCCCCGCGGGCTGGCTGGTCCTCGGGGCCGCGGTGGCCGGCCTGTCCCTCGTGCAACGGCGGGCCAGCCTGCGGCGGTTGGACGACCTGCGGGCGGCGGCGGGCGAGCGCGCCGCGGCGGAGCCCGCGTCCGCGCGGTGA
- a CDS encoding STAS domain-containing protein, with protein MTIRRLVLPGPGPTRRDTARLCARLARLYEGGATAVECDVGAVTAPDLAAVEVLARLRLTARGHGGDFTVTGAGPALRVLLDLVGLVELLGEPEEREPAGGVQEGVEPDDPAL; from the coding sequence GTGACGATCAGACGACTCGTGCTGCCCGGACCCGGCCCGACCCGACGCGACACCGCGCGGCTGTGCGCCCGGCTGGCCCGGCTGTACGAGGGCGGGGCGACGGCGGTGGAGTGCGATGTCGGGGCCGTCACCGCGCCGGACCTGGCCGCGGTCGAGGTGCTGGCCCGGCTGCGGCTGACCGCCCGAGGCCACGGCGGGGACTTCACCGTGACCGGCGCGGGCCCCGCCCTACGCGTCCTGCTGGACCTCGTAGGACTCGTCGAGCTGCTCGGGGAGCCCGAAGAGCGGGAACCAGCGGGCGGTGTCCAGGAAGGCGTTGAGCCCGACGATCCTGCCCTCTGA
- a CDS encoding thymidine phosphorylase produces the protein MDVISVIRTKRDRGELSPEQIDWVIDAYTRGVVADEQMSALAMAILLNGMNRTEIARWTAAMIASGERMNFDSLSRPTADKHSTGGVGDKITLPLAPLVAACGAAVPQLSGRGLGHTGGTLDKLESIPGWRALLSNEEMLHVLDTTGAVICAAGDGLAPADKKLYALRDVTGTVEAIPLIASSIMSKKIAEGTGSLVLDVKVGSGAFMKNIEDARELARTMVGLGTDSGVKTVALLTDMSTPLGLTAGNALEVRESVEVLAGGGPSDVVELTIALAKEMLDAAGIKDADPAKALADGSAMDHWRRMIAAQGGDPDATLPVAREQHVVTAPASGVLTRLDAYGVGVAAWRLGAGRARKEDPVQAGAGVELHAKPGDTVTAGQPLMTLHTDTPEKFDYALSSLEGTYDIAPAGTAFSATPIVLDRIA, from the coding sequence ATGGACGTCATCTCCGTCATCCGTACGAAGCGGGACCGAGGCGAGCTGAGCCCGGAGCAGATCGACTGGGTCATCGACGCGTACACGCGCGGGGTCGTCGCCGACGAGCAGATGTCGGCCCTGGCGATGGCCATCCTGTTGAACGGCATGAACCGCACCGAGATCGCCCGCTGGACCGCGGCGATGATCGCCTCCGGCGAGCGGATGAACTTCGACTCCCTCTCCCGCCCCACCGCCGACAAGCACTCCACCGGCGGCGTGGGCGACAAGATCACCCTGCCCTTGGCCCCGCTCGTCGCCGCCTGCGGCGCGGCCGTCCCGCAGCTCTCGGGCCGCGGTCTCGGCCACACCGGTGGCACCCTCGACAAGCTGGAGTCCATCCCCGGCTGGCGCGCGCTGCTGTCCAACGAGGAGATGCTGCACGTCCTCGACACCACGGGCGCCGTCATCTGTGCGGCCGGCGACGGCCTGGCCCCGGCGGACAAGAAGCTCTACGCGCTGCGTGACGTCACCGGCACCGTCGAGGCCATCCCGCTGATCGCCTCCTCGATCATGTCGAAGAAGATCGCCGAGGGCACCGGCTCGCTCGTCCTGGACGTGAAGGTCGGCAGCGGCGCCTTCATGAAGAACATCGAGGACGCCCGCGAGCTGGCCCGCACCATGGTGGGCCTCGGCACCGACTCGGGCGTCAAGACCGTCGCGCTCCTCACCGACATGTCCACGCCGCTGGGCCTGACGGCCGGCAACGCGCTGGAGGTCCGCGAGTCGGTCGAGGTGCTGGCCGGCGGCGGTCCCTCGGACGTCGTGGAGCTGACCATCGCGCTGGCCAAGGAGATGCTGGACGCCGCGGGCATCAAGGACGCCGACCCGGCGAAGGCCCTGGCCGACGGCTCCGCGATGGACCACTGGCGCCGGATGATCGCGGCCCAGGGCGGCGACCCGGACGCGACCCTGCCGGTGGCCCGCGAGCAGCACGTGGTCACCGCCCCGGCCTCGGGCGTCCTGACCCGCCTCGACGCGTACGGCGTCGGCGTCGCCGCCTGGCGCCTCGGCGCGGGCCGCGCCCGCAAGGAGGACCCGGTGCAGGCCGGCGCGGGCGTCGAGCTCCACGCGAAGCCGGGCGACACCGTCACGGCCGGCCAGCCGCTGATGACCCTGCACACGGACACCCCGGAGAAGTTCGACTACGCCCTGTCCTCGCTGGAGGGCACGTACGACATCGCCCCGGCCGGCACGGCCTTCTCGGCCACGCCGATCGTCCTGGACCGCATCGCCTGA
- a CDS encoding L,D-transpeptidase family protein: MGTLTTRVRVKRRATVLGGAVALALPLVVAGGGTAQAAASCNLTTGPYQRQVEQFLGRPVDGKQSAADCKATRSFQATHGITPTQGYAGPLTWQTMSTMLAQRAAGSTPNKAGDCPTNRGRIACVDLTRQLSWIQDGAALKYGPVPVRTGKDGTETRTGLKKIYYRSIDHWSTLYDVSMPYAQFFDGGIAFHSTTKSMWNPPGSGGCVNMRPADAKTYWNLLGRGEDVYVYGRKPGT, from the coding sequence ATGGGGACGCTGACGACACGCGTGCGCGTGAAGCGGCGGGCGACGGTACTGGGCGGGGCGGTGGCGCTGGCGCTGCCGCTGGTGGTCGCGGGAGGCGGGACGGCGCAGGCGGCCGCCTCCTGCAACCTCACGACCGGGCCGTACCAGCGGCAGGTGGAGCAGTTCCTGGGGCGGCCCGTGGACGGGAAGCAGTCCGCGGCGGACTGCAAGGCGACCAGGTCGTTCCAGGCGACCCACGGGATCACCCCGACCCAGGGGTACGCCGGGCCGCTGACCTGGCAGACGATGAGCACGATGCTGGCCCAGCGGGCGGCGGGCAGCACCCCGAACAAGGCGGGCGACTGCCCCACGAACCGGGGGCGGATCGCCTGCGTCGACCTGACGCGGCAGCTCAGCTGGATCCAGGACGGCGCGGCGCTGAAGTACGGGCCGGTCCCGGTCCGCACCGGCAAGGACGGCACGGAGACCCGGACCGGCCTGAAGAAGATCTACTACCGCAGCATCGACCACTGGTCGACGCTGTACGACGTCTCGATGCCGTACGCGCAGTTCTTCGACGGCGGCATCGCCTTCCACTCGACCACCAAGAGCATGTGGAACCCGCCCGGTTCGGGCGGCTGCGTGAACATGCGGCCCGCCGACGCCAAGACGTACTGGAACCTGCTGGGCAGGGGCGAGGACGTCTACGTGTACGGCCGCAAGCCCGGCACCTGA
- a CDS encoding ABC transporter permease has translation MKKFDKDRLLLAIAGPALALVAAFALTMIVLGATGINPIEPLRIMVENAGYEDIQVLIVNQAGTYYLAALAVAIGFRMNLFNIGVDGQYRLAAMVSAVVGGAVALPGPLHILLIVVVAMMTGAFWAGIAGVLKAKRGVSEVVSTIMLNAIATSLIAWLILPKNLGVQVEGSNDLTTGEIAQSGWFPALSMGDSGEIYGFTFVAFALGVVYWFGLNRTRFGFDLRASGASESAAAASGVDSKKMIITAMLISGAVAGLSGMPVLLGESHTYTLVFPVGVGFTGITIALLGRNNPVGIFFAALLMAFIDKASAGLDTAGYAKEIGTIMKGLIVIAVVVSYELVRRYGIRRQQQKVGEELAAGHAMKTEKEVAA, from the coding sequence ATGAAGAAATTCGACAAGGACCGGCTGCTGCTCGCCATCGCCGGCCCCGCGCTCGCGCTGGTCGCCGCCTTCGCGCTGACCATGATCGTGCTGGGGGCGACGGGCATCAACCCGATCGAGCCGCTGCGCATCATGGTGGAGAACGCCGGCTACGAGGACATCCAGGTCCTCATCGTCAATCAGGCCGGCACGTACTACCTGGCAGCCCTGGCCGTCGCCATCGGCTTCCGGATGAACCTCTTCAACATCGGTGTCGACGGCCAGTACCGGCTCGCCGCGATGGTCTCCGCCGTGGTCGGTGGCGCCGTCGCGCTGCCCGGTCCGCTGCACATCCTGCTGATCGTGGTCGTCGCGATGATGACGGGTGCCTTCTGGGCCGGCATCGCCGGTGTCCTGAAGGCCAAGCGCGGCGTGAGCGAGGTCGTCTCGACGATCATGCTCAACGCCATCGCGACGAGCCTCATCGCCTGGCTGATCCTGCCGAAGAACCTCGGCGTCCAGGTGGAGGGCTCCAACGACCTCACCACGGGCGAGATCGCCCAGTCCGGCTGGTTCCCGGCCCTCTCCATGGGCGACTCGGGCGAGATCTACGGCTTCACATTCGTGGCCTTCGCCCTCGGCGTCGTCTACTGGTTCGGGCTCAACCGCACCCGCTTCGGCTTCGACCTGCGCGCCAGCGGCGCGAGCGAGTCCGCCGCCGCGGCCTCCGGTGTCGACTCCAAGAAGATGATCATCACTGCGATGCTCATCTCCGGCGCCGTCGCCGGTCTGTCGGGCATGCCGGTGCTGCTCGGCGAGAGCCACACGTACACCCTCGTCTTCCCCGTGGGCGTCGGCTTCACCGGCATCACGATCGCCCTGCTCGGCCGCAACAACCCCGTCGGCATCTTCTTCGCCGCCCTCCTGATGGCCTTCATCGACAAGGCGTCCGCCGGCCTCGACACGGCCGGCTACGCCAAGGAGATCGGCACGATCATGAAGGGCCTGATCGTGATCGCGGTCGTCGTCTCCTACGAGCTCGTCCGCCGTTACGGCATCCGCCGCCAGCAGCAGAAGGTCGGCGAGGAGCTGGCCGCGGGCCACGCGATGAAGACCGAGAAGGAGGTCGCGGCGTGA
- a CDS encoding ABC transporter permease, with the protein MSASTVSTKKAAPATGGRKKLTLPWIMLIVAGGLALVSLVRLISGANDLTSVGQVSGALSLAVPIGLAGLGGLWAERAGVVNIGLEGMMILGTWFGAWAGYQWGPWTGVLVGIAGGAVGGLLHAIITVTFNVNHIVSGVAINILALGFTQYLSNFTFAEAPGGSSKQSPQVEPIYKVTVPGLSDWMSDLQGKHWFFISDLAGVIGGLVTEISLLTIVALLLIPATWWVLWRTSFGLRLRSCGENPIAAESLGVNVYKYKYIAVIVSGALAGLGGVYLSEVASPIYQEGQTGGRGYIGLAAMIFGNWMPGGMALGAGLFGFIDSLKLRGGAENVHAMLLLIAILLALVCAWQLYKKKHIQAGVSAVFAALLFLWYATTDSVPSQFVDAAPYLTTLLVLALSAQRLRMPKADGMPYRKGQGK; encoded by the coding sequence GTGAGCGCCAGCACCGTTTCCACGAAGAAAGCGGCGCCCGCCACGGGCGGCCGCAAGAAGCTCACCCTGCCCTGGATCATGCTGATCGTCGCGGGTGGCCTCGCGCTGGTCTCCCTGGTCCGCCTGATCTCCGGGGCCAACGACCTGACCTCCGTCGGCCAGGTCTCCGGCGCCCTCTCGCTCGCCGTGCCGATCGGCCTCGCCGGCCTCGGCGGTCTGTGGGCCGAGCGCGCGGGCGTCGTCAACATCGGCCTCGAAGGCATGATGATCCTCGGTACCTGGTTCGGTGCCTGGGCCGGCTACCAGTGGGGCCCGTGGACCGGTGTGCTCGTCGGCATCGCCGGCGGCGCCGTCGGCGGCCTGCTGCACGCGATCATCACGGTCACCTTCAACGTCAACCACATCGTCTCCGGTGTGGCCATCAACATCCTCGCGCTGGGCTTCACCCAGTACCTGTCGAACTTCACGTTCGCCGAGGCCCCGGGCGGCTCCTCCAAGCAGTCCCCGCAGGTCGAACCGATCTACAAGGTCACCGTTCCAGGGCTCTCCGACTGGATGTCCGACCTCCAGGGCAAGCACTGGTTCTTCATCTCCGACCTCGCCGGCGTCATCGGCGGCCTGGTCACCGAGATCTCGCTGCTGACGATCGTCGCCCTGCTGCTGATCCCCGCCACCTGGTGGGTGCTGTGGCGCACCAGCTTCGGCCTGCGGCTGCGCTCCTGCGGTGAGAACCCGATCGCCGCGGAGTCCCTGGGCGTCAACGTCTACAAGTACAAGTACATCGCCGTGATCGTCTCGGGCGCCCTCGCGGGCCTCGGCGGCGTGTACCTGTCCGAGGTCGCCAGCCCCATCTACCAGGAGGGCCAGACCGGCGGCCGCGGCTACATCGGTCTCGCCGCGATGATCTTCGGTAACTGGATGCCGGGCGGCATGGCGCTGGGCGCGGGCCTGTTCGGCTTCATCGACAGCCTCAAGCTGCGCGGTGGCGCCGAGAACGTCCACGCGATGCTGCTGCTGATCGCGATCCTGCTGGCGCTGGTCTGCGCCTGGCAGCTCTACAAGAAGAAGCACATCCAGGCCGGCGTCTCGGCGGTCTTCGCCGCGCTGCTGTTCCTCTGGTACGCGACGACGGACTCGGTGCCGAGCCAGTTCGTGGACGCAGCCCCGTACCTGACGACGCTGCTGGTGCTCGCCCTGTCGGCGCAGCGCCTGCGGATGCCCAAGGCGGACGGCATGCCGTACCGCAAGGGCCAGGGCAAGTGA
- a CDS encoding ABC transporter ATP-binding protein: protein MNASSPPPAVELHGITKRFPGVVANKDIAITVRKGTVHALIGENGAGKSTLMKILYGMQKPDEGTIAIDGEQVSFNTPGDAIARGIGMVHQHFMLADNLTVLENVVLGGEKLYGIGAKARKKIKEISDAYGLGVRPDVLVEDLGVADRQRVEILKVLYRGAKILILDEPTAVLVPQEVDALFDNLRELKAEGLTVIFISHKLGEVLKVADDITVIRRGTTVGTADPKTATTKQLAELMVGSELPSPETRESTVTDVPMLQVTGLTLAASDVVVAEPEVLVPAGAPDSSTVENVETGRLLLDDISLTIHKGEILGIAGVEGNGQTELIEALMGMAAADAGAITLDGKDITKTSVRKRREGGIGYIPEDRHRHGLLLESPLWENRILGHVTEAPNSKKGILDPKAARKDTERIVREYDVRTPGIEVTAASLSGGNQQKLIVGREMSHNPKFLIAAHPTRGVDVGAQAQIWDAIREARREGLAVLLISADLDELIGLSDTLRVIYRGRLVADADPATVTPEELGTAMTGAATGHLEATDNHSAAADGDTTEDEAR from the coding sequence GGGCACGGTCCATGCCTTGATCGGCGAGAACGGCGCCGGCAAGTCGACCCTGATGAAGATCCTCTACGGCATGCAGAAGCCGGACGAGGGCACCATCGCCATCGACGGGGAGCAGGTCTCCTTCAACACGCCCGGCGACGCCATCGCCCGCGGCATCGGCATGGTGCACCAGCACTTCATGCTCGCCGACAACCTCACCGTCCTGGAGAACGTGGTTCTCGGCGGCGAGAAGCTCTACGGCATCGGCGCCAAGGCCCGTAAGAAGATCAAGGAGATCTCGGACGCGTACGGCCTCGGCGTGCGCCCCGACGTCCTGGTCGAGGACCTCGGTGTCGCCGACCGGCAGCGCGTGGAGATCCTCAAGGTCCTCTACCGCGGCGCGAAGATCCTCATCCTCGACGAGCCGACCGCAGTGCTCGTGCCGCAGGAGGTGGACGCCCTCTTCGACAACCTGCGCGAACTCAAGGCCGAGGGCCTGACCGTCATCTTCATCTCGCACAAGCTCGGCGAGGTGCTGAAGGTCGCCGACGACATCACCGTCATCCGGCGCGGCACCACGGTCGGCACCGCCGACCCGAAGACCGCCACCACCAAGCAGCTCGCCGAGCTGATGGTCGGCTCCGAGCTGCCGTCGCCCGAGACCCGCGAGTCGACGGTGACCGACGTCCCGATGCTCCAGGTGACGGGCCTGACCCTGGCCGCGAGCGACGTCGTCGTCGCCGAGCCGGAGGTCCTGGTCCCCGCGGGCGCCCCGGACTCCTCGACGGTGGAGAACGTCGAGACCGGCCGCCTCCTGCTGGACGACATCAGCCTCACGATCCACAAGGGCGAGATCCTCGGCATCGCCGGTGTCGAGGGCAACGGCCAGACCGAGCTGATCGAAGCCCTCATGGGCATGGCCGCCGCCGACGCGGGCGCGATCACGCTGGACGGCAAGGACATCACCAAGACCTCGGTGCGCAAGCGCCGCGAGGGCGGCATCGGGTACATCCCCGAGGACCGCCACCGCCACGGCCTGCTGCTGGAGTCCCCGCTCTGGGAGAACCGGATCCTCGGCCACGTCACCGAGGCGCCCAACTCCAAGAAGGGCATCCTCGACCCGAAGGCGGCCCGCAAGGACACCGAGCGGATCGTGCGCGAGTACGACGTCCGCACCCCGGGCATCGAGGTCACCGCGGCCTCGCTCTCCGGCGGCAACCAGCAGAAGCTGATCGTCGGCCGCGAGATGAGCCACAACCCGAAGTTCCTCATCGCCGCCCACCCCACCCGCGGTGTGGACGTCGGCGCGCAGGCCCAGATCTGGGACGCGATCCGCGAGGCCCGCCGCGAGGGCCTGGCCGTGCTGCTGATCTCCGCGGACCTGGACGAGCTCATCGGCCTGTCCGACACCCTGCGCGTGATCTACCGCGGCCGCCTGGTCGCGGACGCCGACCCCGCGACCGTCACCCCCGAGGAGCTCGGCACCGCCATGACGGGCGCCGCCACGGGGCACCTGGAAGCAACCGACAACCACTCCGCCGCTGCCGACGGTGACACGACGGAGGACGAGGCCCGATGA
- a CDS encoding Uma2 family endonuclease gives MSALTVQHEPVSGDSWEGLVRLWEETDAPEGCKVEIIEGIVTVAPPPVNHHNYIAVKVQRAVMSVLPDALEVYQTLNVAIPSREGLYIPDLVVVPEEAVLEGGAFVPATLAELAVEVTSKSNASNDRVAKLAGYAQAAVPLYLLIDAFAPGGPTVTLYGEPKGGLYRVLQAGKFGETFHLPAPFGLKLDTSTFPTP, from the coding sequence ATGAGCGCACTCACCGTCCAGCACGAGCCGGTCAGCGGCGACAGCTGGGAGGGTCTCGTCCGCCTCTGGGAGGAGACGGACGCGCCGGAGGGCTGCAAGGTGGAGATCATCGAGGGGATCGTCACCGTGGCGCCACCGCCCGTCAACCACCACAACTACATCGCGGTCAAGGTCCAACGGGCCGTGATGTCGGTACTTCCGGACGCCTTGGAGGTCTATCAGACCCTCAACGTGGCGATCCCGTCCCGTGAGGGGCTCTACATCCCGGATCTGGTGGTCGTACCGGAAGAGGCGGTGCTCGAAGGGGGCGCATTCGTCCCCGCCACCCTCGCGGAACTGGCGGTCGAGGTCACATCGAAGTCGAACGCCTCCAATGATCGTGTCGCCAAACTCGCGGGATACGCCCAGGCGGCGGTCCCGCTCTACCTGCTGATCGACGCCTTTGCCCCCGGCGGCCCCACCGTCACCTTGTACGGCGAGCCGAAGGGCGGGCTCTACCGGGTGCTCCAGGCGGGCAAGTTCGGCGAGACCTTCCACCTGCCGGCGCCCTTCGGCCTCAAGCTGGACACGTCCACCTTCCCGACTCCCTGA
- a CDS encoding sigma-70 family RNA polymerase sigma factor encodes MSDLAISTDLDAAMDRYRVELTGYCYRMLGSSFDAEDAVQDTYVRAWRSYEKFEGRSSLRSWLYRIATNVCLDLLNAGNKRARPMDLTAPQHQASAVLNERPEVTWLEPVPDGRVLPQTADPAEMALAKESVRLAFVAALQHLPAKQRAVLILREVLAWKADEVAQLLETTVASVNSALQRARATLASQGIRDSDPADPLDPDQAKLLERYLSAFEAYDITRLTTLLHEDAVLSMPPFDLWLRGHEDIAAWHLNQGIGCKGSRLVPTTANGMPAFGQYRPAADGKGHTPWALQVLEISEGRIVGLNAFLDTARWFPLFGLPEQLDESYEVQQDA; translated from the coding sequence ATGAGCGACCTCGCCATCAGCACGGACCTCGACGCGGCGATGGACCGGTACCGGGTCGAGCTCACCGGCTACTGCTACCGGATGCTCGGCTCCTCCTTCGACGCTGAGGACGCCGTGCAGGACACGTACGTCCGCGCCTGGCGGAGCTACGAGAAGTTCGAGGGCCGCTCCTCGCTGCGGTCGTGGTTGTACCGGATCGCCACCAACGTCTGCCTGGACCTGCTGAACGCGGGGAACAAGCGGGCCCGCCCGATGGACCTGACCGCCCCGCAGCACCAGGCCTCCGCCGTGCTCAACGAACGGCCCGAGGTGACCTGGCTGGAACCGGTCCCGGACGGCCGGGTGCTGCCGCAGACCGCCGATCCGGCCGAGATGGCGCTGGCGAAGGAGTCCGTACGGCTGGCCTTCGTCGCGGCGCTGCAGCACCTGCCGGCGAAGCAGCGGGCGGTGCTGATCCTGCGCGAGGTGCTGGCCTGGAAGGCCGACGAGGTCGCGCAGCTGCTGGAGACCACGGTGGCCTCGGTGAACAGCGCGCTGCAGCGGGCGCGGGCCACGCTGGCCTCGCAGGGCATCCGCGACAGCGATCCGGCGGACCCGCTGGACCCGGACCAGGCGAAGCTGCTGGAGCGGTACCTGTCCGCCTTCGAGGCGTACGACATCACGCGGCTCACCACGCTGCTGCACGAGGACGCGGTGCTGTCGATGCCGCCGTTCGACCTGTGGCTGCGCGGCCACGAGGACATCGCGGCCTGGCACCTGAACCAGGGCATCGGCTGCAAGGGCTCGCGGCTGGTCCCGACGACGGCGAACGGCATGCCCGCCTTCGGGCAGTACCGGCCGGCCGCCGACGGGAAGGGCCACACCCCGTGGGCGCTCCAGGTCCTGGAGATATCAGAGGGCAGGATCGTCGGGCTCAACGCCTTCCTGGACACCGCCCGCTGGTTCCCGCTCTTCGGGCTCCCCGAGCAGCTCGACGAGTCCTACGAGGTCCAGCAGGACGCGTAG